ACTGGCAGGGTTGGCAAGTATACTGCCATTAGTGCCACCGCTACAACTTATATTGGTTGGAGTGATAATGACACTAACAGGGGGATTGATCGTAACTGTTGCTATAGAAGTAGATGTATTTCCACCGGCATCTTTTATCGTTACTGTATACGTTGTAGTTGATGCAGGACAAGGGTTAATATTTTGTGTCGTAGCGCCATTACTCCATAAGTAAATATATGGACTGGTTCCTCCATTACCAATTGATGTTACCGTTGCGCAGCTACCCGGACATATTGAACTGCCGGTGGCAGTCACTGTCGGAGCATTGCAATTGATTACTGTTACCGAACCTGTTTCGGTTGCGGTGCAACCTGAAGTAGTAACTTTATGGGTAAAGTTAAATACACCTGGGGTTAAAAATGTGTAAGAAAAATCAACCGTGGAAGCGAACACAAAAAGATTCTGTATAAACCAGTTATATGTTCCTGTTGTACCGGTATTGGTAAAATTAACTGTTGTGCCAACACAAATGGTATTGTTTGGTGATTGTGTAAATGTTGCAGAGGCAGGACTTGTTCCTGTAATATTAATTGTTTGAGAGGTAGTGCATCCGCCCGCCCCTGTAACAGTTACGGTATAATTTCCCGCAGTAACATTGCTTGTAATAGATGAACCGGTTTGGCCGTTACTCCAATTATATACAAAAGGTGGCGAGCCACCCCTAACAATAACCGATGCACTTCCACTTGTTGTACAACTTATGTTTGTACTTATGGGAGTTATAAGCATTGGCATAATTGTCGGTGTAAATGTGTTGGTGGCTATACATCCGTTAGCATCAGTTACGGTAACAGTATAAGTAACATTCAGACTCAGCCCTGTAGCAAATGGTGTTGTTTGTCCGCTGCTCCACACATAGGCATAGGGTGAAGTGCCATTTGTAGCAATTGCCGATACAGTTGCTTTGTCAGTAAGACATGACGGCAATGATGATCCCCATAGCACCGCTAAAGCCCCGGGCTGAGTGATGGTTACTGTTGATGTTACTGTGCAGGAGCCTTGTGTAATGTTTACTGTATAAGTCCCCAAAGATAAATTGTTGAGTTCATTACTTATTGAAGTAGTAATCGTTGATACTCCAGTACTCCAGCTATAAGTATATGGGCCGCCTGAATTGCTGCTGGCTATTATGGTGGCTTTGCCATCGTTTCCATTATCGCAGGACACACTAGTTGCTGAAATTGAATTTATGCTTAAGGTGTTTTGTGGTAAGATCGTTACAGTAGTAACAGAGGCACAACTACCATCAGTTACTGTAACACTATACGTATTTGTTGATAAGCTGTTAATGGGTATTGTAGAAGCTGTTGTGGATCCACTTACTCCATTGCTCCAATTATACTTATATGATCCCCCAGAACCATTGCTGATATTAATATTAGCACTACCATTGCCCACTCCGCTACAACTTGCGTTCGCTGTAACTGATGTTGAAGCGGACATTACACAACCACAATTGTTTACTGTAATATAGGAGAGCTTTATGACACTGTCTGTTTTACAAGGTGTGGTAACGATAAGTTTAACGGGATAAGACCCCGGAGTTGAATAAGTAATGCTTGGTTTTGGGTCAATTGAACTTGAAGGGGTAGCACCCGTGAAAGTCCATTTATATTTATAGCTGGTAGTATCGCATGAGTTGGTTATTGTTGGTGTAAAGGTAACAAGTGAATTGGCGCATACACTGTTACTCTCGGCAGTAAAATCCAAACCAAGTAGTTTACCTTCGCAAATTTCCGAACATAAAGAAGCTATGAAAGCATCGCTACCAGCTATATTATAGGTATAGGTCGTTTGAAAAGCACCTGCTGTTATTGGATAGCCACCATTACGTACCCAAGTTCCGTTAACATTCACATAATACCCCAATGCGCCGCCTGTGATGTAAAGTGAATTGCCATAAATAGCTATGCCACCACCTCCATCCAGATCATCCTCGCCTTTCCCACCCATATATGTTGCGCAAAGCTTTTTTCCGGTTGGGGTAAATTTTACAATTAGTTGATCTTCCGGTGATCCTATAGCAGGAACAAATCCTTCATTAAAAACCGGTTGGTAGGAACAGGCATCAACAAGATTAGGAGTGGCTACATCTTCTGGTTCCATGTACACATAAATATTATTGTTTGTATCTGTTACAACGCCATAAGATTGTTCATTAGTTGACAACCCATAATAGGTGGCCCATAAACGTATGCCTGTAGGGTCAAACTTTGCTACAAATACATCGCCACAATCATTCCCGCCTCCGTAACTCAATTGAACTGCTCCAGCGGTAACAGGGAAACCGCCCTGTGTGCTTCCTGTAATAATTACATTGCCTATATTGTCAATGGCGATAGCCGAAGCGTAGGAATTCTCACGACCATTTCCTCCAATGATAGTGGCCCATAGCCGTGTTCCAAAAGGGTCGAATTTTACCACAAAGGCATCACTCTGGCCCGTTTGCGCCTGGTTGTAACCGCCCGGATTGATCAGTTTGGGGAAATTAGCAGATGAAGTTTCTCCGGTAATAACCACGTTACCTGAATTGTCAGTAGCGATGTCGCCACAGCAATACCAGCCATCGCTGGCGCTGCCCCCGTAATAAGTGGCCCATTGACGCGTTCCCAAAGAGTTAAACTTCACTACAAATGCATCGCCAATGTACATGGGTGGAAAGCCTCCTCCCCCGAAAGTGGTTTGGAATGCTCCCGGAGTAATTGGAAGATCTGTTGATATAGTGACCCCTTTAATCAATACATTATCTGAATTGTCGGTAGCGATAGCTGTGGAACTTGACCACCCGTCGTTTTCACTATCACTCCCTCCATAATAGGTAGCCCACAGACGTGTTCCAAAAGAGTTGAACTTTATCACAAAGGCATCAGATACACCGCCGAAGTTCGTTTGGAATGCTCCGGGAGTAATTGGCAGATCGTTTGAAAAAGTCATCCCGGAAATTACCACGTTACTTAAATTATCGGCAGCTATATCCTCACCTCTATCTTTCAAACTGCCTCCATAAAATGTAGCCCACAGGAGGGTTGTCCCCAAGGGATTAAGTTTTGCTACGAATGCATCTTCAATACCAGCAAAAGTAGTTTGGAATGCTCCTGTTGTAAAAGGGAATGCAGGAGATACAATGGAGCCCGCAATTAATACATTCCCTGTTTTGTCTGTGGCGACTGTAAAGCATTGCGCGGGAAAATATGTTGCCCAGGGGTCGATTACCAAAGGGAATGAAGAATTGTAATTTGCAAATGAAAAATTAATAATTGTTTCGTTTTTGGAAATAGTAGTTAAAACATATTTAGTTTTTACGTCAACTACTTTGCCATCAATTACCTGATAAACTTTTGGTAAGCTTTCGTAAAATTCATTTACACTTGTCTTAATTTCCAAACTACCTTCCCGTTTAAGGTGTATGCTTTCAGCTCCCTTCCAGATGAGTTTTATTTGATGGGGGTCGGCATGGGGTTGAACTATAATATCGTATTTTATTCCTTGTTCTTTGCCACCATAATATTTCACATCAATTCCATTATAAATATTTTTATAAGTTACTTTGTTGAATTGTTTTACATTGGTTACTCCTTGTGGACAGTGGGCGTAATAATAATTGTTGTAGCCACCTACTTCGTCTTCACTTAACCGTTTTATATTTTCATTGCAGTTGGCAAAGTCCATATCAACACGATGTATCTTTATGCTTTCTCTTTGCAGCAATTCTACCTTCCTTTTATGTTCGTCTGCTTCGGTTATTGTTCCAGCCTGTATTAGTTCTTCCACTTGCTCATTAACTTTGTGCTGTACTGTGCCCATATTATTGTACACATAACTTATTCCTGTTTTCCGCAAGTACATATCTGCTCCGCCACCATCGCCCTTGTATAATAGGTCGGGACAAAGATTGCCAGCCATATCTACTATTTGTCCCTTATTGGGGGTGAAACATAAACCATTTCCTCGGATAGATTGAATACTCTGTTGTTTTCCGTCCTGGGACATGAATTTGGCAGACAGACTTGGTTCAATATTTTGTTGGGCAAGGCTTTGACTCACAAATAGTCCGGGTAAACCCGTGAAAAATAGCACAATTATTTTTTGTGACGTGCTGTTTTTTTGTTTCATAATTTATTTAGGTAAACTCTTAAAAGTTTCTTACCACAAGTTTAGCCAATAGTACTGCCCGAATCAAACCATTTTTTTCAAAAAGGCGTGCTATCGAAAAAGATTTTTAATTACTCTTAATATATTATCCAGTAGTTTTCTTTTATGTTAATTACCTACATTAGCATGATAAAATATTGGAAATGAAAGCAGCATCAAATGAATTGTTTCAGCTCATAAAATCACTCACAACGCAGGAAAAGGTCTATTTTAAAGCATTTAGCGTGCATAAGGGAGTTCGCAGTCAGTCTGCAGGATATCTTCAGTTATTTAATGTGCTTGATAAAATGAAGGCATTTGATAAGTTGGTATTGCGATCGAATCTCAAGAAGGTTGGGTTTAATCAAAGGATTAAAGAATCAAAAAGGCGTCTTACCGAAGCCATTCTGAAAAGTTTGACGGATTACCATTCCGACATGAATAAGGATGTAATACTACAGGAAATGATCCATCGAATACATATATTATTTCAAAAAAAATTGTTCGATTCGGCTTTGAAACTTTTGGTAAAAGCAAAAAAAATAGCGACCGATTATGATTGTTACGAACAGTTACATATTTTATCCTCACTTGAGGAAAGTATTTTGAAAGGCAAGTCAGATATAAAAGCGCTTCAGAATTTTATAAAAATGGAGTCAAGAAAAAGAATCACATATCTTGAACTTCTTAAGAACATTGATGAGTATAAAAATTTAGAACTTATAATAGAACCCCTGTTTAGAGCTCATAATTACAAAAATAATATTGATAAAATAGGAAAGTTAACCCGGCATCCTTTGTTACAAAATTCTGGCAGCGCACTAACCAACACGTCATTGGACTTTTACTATTTTATTAAACTGCACTGTTCATGGCTTTTGAATAACATGAGTGAAAGGAATTATCAGGAACAAAACGACTGGATAAAGCTACTTGAAAAAAACAGGTCAAAACCACAATTTTCAAAAACAAATTATATTCGGGCAATTGGCCATATGATAATAATTATTCAAAATATCCGTAAGATTAAAAATCTTGACTTATTTTTTAGAAAGGGATTGATTTGCTTTCACTCTCTTTTCCATAAGGAAAAAACTAATCGTTCTTTATCCATTTTTGCCATGATGGTTAACAATTATATCTCTACTCAATTGCTTGTTCCTCATCCGGATAAGGTTCTTAACGCGTGGGATGAACTAAAGAGAGCCAATGCTTATAATGGGTTAAATCCTTATCTTCAAATTATTTTTCAAGCTAATTTGCTAATTGCTCATTTTTTGTTGAATCAATATAATAAGGCTTTAGATTTTGTGAATAGCATTAATAATTCCAAAAATGATAATCGGGTTGATATTCAACACCAAGCCAAACTATGGCTACTTATGATCAATTATGAACTGAAAAAACATGAACTATTGCCATATATTGTAAAATCTGCAAAAAATTATTTGGTCAAAAATAATATTGCTATTAGTCAATTCGACAAATGTGTTTTAAATTATTTTGAACGAAAACTTCCTGAAATAAATAACAAGCAAGTAGAGAAGGCTGTATTTATTTGGTAAATGGAAAACAGAATTGCTACAATTGCCACGTAAATCAGTATTTTATCCAGAAACAGGAGATTCTCCATTTGATTTCATTTCCTGGCTGGATAGCAAAATTGACAATCTTCCTTTAATAGAAATACTAAGAAGGAAATTTTTGCAAAAAAGATCATAACAGCCTGATTGCATGATTACCGTTAAGATCACGACCATCTATCATTATTTATAGCCATCCCTGTTTTTCAGCAATTCCTTCAGGTTTGGCCATAGACGACTTTTGTAAACCGAGTGGGCATTTTCTTTAATTTTTCCTTTGCGAAGTTTACGTTGTTCTTCAATGGGGAGCGCTGCAATTGCCATGCATTCTGGTGTACAGCATCCATTGTATTTTTGTTTACACTCTTCACATTGTATAAATAGTAAGTGACAATCAGCGTTCGCGCAGTTAGTGTGCGTGTCGCAGGCGGTGTCGCATTGATGACAGGTACTGATGATCTCATCGCTGATGCGTTCACCCAAACGTTCATCAAATACAAAATTCTTGCCTTTGAATTTTGATTTGAGTCCCTGGGCTTTAACCTGGCGGGCGTATTCGATGATGCCGCCATATAGTTGATTCACATCGTTAAATCCATTGTGTTTAAAGTAGGCGCTGGCTTTTTCGCAACGAATTCCGCCGGTGCAATACAATAAAATTTTCTGATCTTTTTTGTCTTTCAGCAGGTCAACTGCCATAGGTAGTTCATCCCGGAAAGTATCAGCCTCCGGTGTAATGGCTCCTTCAAAATGTCCGATCTCGCTTTCGTAATGATTGCGCATGTCAACAACAACAGTTCCGGGCTCTTCCATAGCTTTATTAAATTCTTCCGCGGTAAGGTGTTTGCCAACATTTGTAACATCAAAAGTATCATCTGCCAGGCCGTCGGCAACGATCTTACTTCTTACTTTAACCGATAATTTGTAAAACGATTTGCCATTGTCATCAACAGCGATTTTAAGCGGTACATCTTTAAAATATGAATTGGCGTATAGTTTTTCTTTGAAAAGGCTCCAGTTAACATCGGGTACACTCATTTGAGCATTAATGCCTTCACGAGCTACATAAATACGCCCCATAATGTTAAGCTCCTTCCATAGTTTGTAAAGCTCATCGCGTAAATATTTCGGGTCATCAATGATCACATAGCGGTAAAATGACACGGTAGTGCGCTTAACCGGCTCTTCCTTTAAGCGCTGTTTTAAAATATTTTTATCAACACGATTGTGCAAAAGGGCCATTTGTCAGACGTTTGGAAATTTATACCCCAGCTAAAATAGTTTGTAAAAAACCTGCCTACCGGTCAGGCAGGCAAACTGACAAACGCAGCTGGTACTACTACGCTCATAAGCTACGTAGCACACATATAGCCGGCTCTAATTTCGTTTGCAACGCAAACTCAATAAGAACCGGATAATTACAAATTTAAGCAGATATTTTTTTACTTTTACGCCGCCTTGCTCTCAACTCAATTAAAATAAATTTTTGAATGATGGCTTAGCCGGCGTTATACCTTGCCGCGATTGGTTTTTGCGGGTTTGCTGAGGTGTTGCTGTGATATTAATCATAAAAGATGATATGAGTTCGAAAGAAAAAGTAATGGTGATAGGCTCTCAGGGTCAGATAGGGACTGAGTTGGTTGAAGGGCTGCATAAAATTTATGGAGCCGGAAATGTTATTGCCTCAGATATAAAAGAGATCGATAAAGGTGAGCAGGAGAAAACAGGCCTTTACGAGGCGGCGAATGTGCTTGATGCGAAGCGCTTGCACGAAATAATTGTTAAGCACAATGTTAAAGAAGTATATCTTTTGGCAGCCTTATTATCAGCTACTGCCGAAAAGAATCCTGCTTTTGCATGGGAACTTAATATGAACGGGCTTTTTAATGTGCTTAATATGGCTAAAGAAGGTATTCTCTCAAAAGTATATTGGCCAAGTTCAATCGCTGTATTCGGTCCGACAACTCCTAAAGAAAACACCCCTCAGTATACTGTCATGGAGCCAAGTACGGTTTATGGTATAAGCAAACAGGCTGGTGAACGTTGGTGTGAATATTATGTTAATAAATACAATATTGATGTGCGAAGCATACGTTATCCGGGGTTAATTGGCTGGAAATCAGCTCCTGGAGGAGGGACAACAGATTATGCCGTGCATATTTTTCATGAAGCTTTGAAAACAGGTAGTTACGAGTGTTTTTTATCCGAAAACACCAGATTACCAATGATGTATATGTCTGATGCCATTAAAGCGACCATAGATATTATGCAGGCAGATAGTGCTAAGATCAAGATCCGTTCGAGTTACAACCTTGCCGGTGTTAGTTTTTCACCAAAGGATATAGCGAATGAGATCAGAAAGCATATTCCTTCGTTTACGATCACCTATAAGCCTGATTTCAGGCAGCCTATAGCCGACAGTTGGCCACAAAGTATTGATGATTCAAGAGCCAGGACTGACTGGGGCTGGAAGCCCGGATTCGACCTGCAAAAAATAACTGAAGATATGTTGACTAACCTGAAGAATCAGAAAAGATAAAAAAGCGTAACCTTTTTTGAAGTAAATGCGTATAATTGCACGTTTATATATCGTTAAAAATAACATATCGGGTAAATAACAACTTTCATCTAAAAAGTGAAACTTTATTAGAGCGGTTAAAGTATAAATGGTCATATTAGCATAGTTATTCATAAAAAAATCAGGAGCATATAATAATGAAAAGACTCGGTTTAATATTGCTATTTGTTACCTGCAACATTGCTTTCGCGCAATCCAGTAATGATTCTATTAACGTAACCGATGCCGAAGGAAAAAGGCAGGGGCGTTGGATCGTAACCAACAAACTGATGAAACCGCCTTTGCCAAATTACACGGATGATCAGAAGGTAGAAGAAGGGCGTTATGCTGATGCCAAAAAAATAGGCATTTGGGCTGCCTATTATCCGAATGGAAATATGAAAAACCGTATTACATTTGAAGGTGGCCGGCCTTTTGGAAAAGCCATTATGTACCACGAAAACGGAAAAGTTGCTGAAGAGGGTTTGTGGCGCAACAATCGCTGGGTAGGTGATTATAAACTATATTACGAGAACGGGGAAGTGCAGCATGAGTTTAAGTTTAACCCCAATGGTAAACGCGAAGGTGTTCAGAAGTATTATGCCGACAACGGTCAATTGATCATAGAAGGAGAGATGAAGGACAGCAAAGAAGTTGGTACGTGGAAAGAGTTTTATGAGAATGGTGATCTGAAAGCTGAGAAGGCATTTAAT
This Bacteroidota bacterium DNA region includes the following protein-coding sequences:
- a CDS encoding PKD domain-containing protein, with the translated sequence MKQKNSTSQKIIVLFFTGLPGLFVSQSLAQQNIEPSLSAKFMSQDGKQQSIQSIRGNGLCFTPNKGQIVDMAGNLCPDLLYKGDGGGADMYLRKTGISYVYNNMGTVQHKVNEQVEELIQAGTITEADEHKRKVELLQRESIKIHRVDMDFANCNENIKRLSEDEVGGYNNYYYAHCPQGVTNVKQFNKVTYKNIYNGIDVKYYGGKEQGIKYDIIVQPHADPHQIKLIWKGAESIHLKREGSLEIKTSVNEFYESLPKVYQVIDGKVVDVKTKYVLTTISKNETIINFSFANYNSSFPLVIDPWATYFPAQCFTVATDKTGNVLIAGSIVSPAFPFTTGAFQTTFAGIEDAFVAKLNPLGTTLLWATFYGGSLKDRGEDIAADNLSNVVISGMTFSNDLPITPGAFQTNFGGVSDAFVIKFNSFGTRLWATYYGGSDSENDGWSSSTAIATDNSDNVLIKGVTISTDLPITPGAFQTTFGGGGFPPMYIGDAFVVKFNSLGTRQWATYYGGSASDGWYCCGDIATDNSGNVVITGETSSANFPKLINPGGYNQAQTGQSDAFVVKFDPFGTRLWATIIGGNGRENSYASAIAIDNIGNVIITGSTQGGFPVTAGAVQLSYGGGNDCGDVFVAKFDPTGIRLWATYYGLSTNEQSYGVVTDTNNNIYVYMEPEDVATPNLVDACSYQPVFNEGFVPAIGSPEDQLIVKFTPTGKKLCATYMGGKGEDDLDGGGGIAIYGNSLYITGGALGYYVNVNGTWVRNGGYPITAGAFQTTYTYNIAGSDAFIASLCSEICEGKLLGLDFTAESNSVCANSLVTFTPTITNSCDTTSYKYKWTFTGATPSSSIDPKPSITYSTPGSYPVKLIVTTPCKTDSVIKLSYITVNNCGCVMSASTSVTANASCSGVGNGSANINISNGSGGSYKYNWSNGVSGSTTASTIPINSLSTNTYSVTVTDGSCASVTTVTILPQNTLSINSISATSVSCDNGNDGKATIIASSNSGGPYTYSWSTGVSTITTSISNELNNLSLGTYTVNITQGSCTVTSTVTITQPGALAVLWGSSLPSCLTDKATVSAIATNGTSPYAYVWSSGQTTPFATGLSLNVTYTVTVTDANGCIATNTFTPTIMPMLITPISTNISCTTSGSASVIVRGGSPPFVYNWSNGQTGSSITSNVTAGNYTVTVTGAGGCTTSQTINITGTSPASATFTQSPNNTICVGTTVNFTNTGTTGTYNWFIQNLFVFASTVDFSYTFLTPGVFNFTHKVTTSGCTATETGSVTVINCNAPTVTATGSSICPGSCATVTSIGNGGTSPYIYLWSNGATTQNINPCPASTTTYTVTIKDAGGNTSTSIATVTINPPVSVIITPTNISCSGGTNGSILANPASGTIPYIYNWSNGQNTQTATGLTTGIYTVTVTDAKSCTSASTANIFSPPPLFAQFTKGSATCISCGCKEWIMVNATGGTNPYTYFWPDGYTNRYKNQLCPGNYTINITDKNGCIVNVNITAP
- a CDS encoding toxin-antitoxin system YwqK family antitoxin gives rise to the protein MKRLGLILLFVTCNIAFAQSSNDSINVTDAEGKRQGRWIVTNKLMKPPLPNYTDDQKVEEGRYADAKKIGIWAAYYPNGNMKNRITFEGGRPFGKAIMYHENGKVAEEGLWRNNRWVGDYKLYYENGEVQHEFKFNPNGKREGVQKYYADNGQLIIEGEMKDSKEVGTWKEFYENGDLKAEKAFNEGSLDPVNTKTYEPKKPVEPKSEDKTIIDDAPKGKSGITVDPVAEKPNEGTVKNAKPFTGEGYAKLFRPDRQISKDGEFKKFRLVNGKTYIYNNNGILERIAVYQEGKYIGDAPLPVE
- a CDS encoding rhodanese-related sulfurtransferase, with product MALLHNRVDKNILKQRLKEEPVKRTTVSFYRYVIIDDPKYLRDELYKLWKELNIMGRIYVAREGINAQMSVPDVNWSLFKEKLYANSYFKDVPLKIAVDDNGKSFYKLSVKVRSKIVADGLADDTFDVTNVGKHLTAEEFNKAMEEPGTVVVDMRNHYESEIGHFEGAITPEADTFRDELPMAVDLLKDKKDQKILLYCTGGIRCEKASAYFKHNGFNDVNQLYGGIIEYARQVKAQGLKSKFKGKNFVFDERLGERISDEIISTCHQCDTACDTHTNCANADCHLLFIQCEECKQKYNGCCTPECMAIAALPIEEQRKLRKGKIKENAHSVYKSRLWPNLKELLKNRDGYK
- a CDS encoding NAD-dependent epimerase/dehydratase family protein; this translates as MSSKEKVMVIGSQGQIGTELVEGLHKIYGAGNVIASDIKEIDKGEQEKTGLYEAANVLDAKRLHEIIVKHNVKEVYLLAALLSATAEKNPAFAWELNMNGLFNVLNMAKEGILSKVYWPSSIAVFGPTTPKENTPQYTVMEPSTVYGISKQAGERWCEYYVNKYNIDVRSIRYPGLIGWKSAPGGGTTDYAVHIFHEALKTGSYECFLSENTRLPMMYMSDAIKATIDIMQADSAKIKIRSSYNLAGVSFSPKDIANEIRKHIPSFTITYKPDFRQPIADSWPQSIDDSRARTDWGWKPGFDLQKITEDMLTNLKNQKR